Proteins from one Triticum aestivum cultivar Chinese Spring chromosome 7A, IWGSC CS RefSeq v2.1, whole genome shotgun sequence genomic window:
- the LOC123147482 gene encoding transcription factor GTE9 — translation MMGKTQKFSKGHPLGFVPDYRYGVETVGVSKGLGNPARSEAKRKCINLNTDEGADAPGFNVPRVVFELPRMSASDRNELEMRLRNELEQVRALQSRLFSRGATTSMNGGTASAPRGDFNSNKKDGKLRRSNSVQSGRGLPPSVAQPVVSSINYTASFKKCQELLKNLMKHRSAGPFVMPVDPVKLCIPDYFDIVKHPMDLGTIQKKLNAGVYPTPWEFAADVRLTFSNAILYNPVGNAVNIMAQTMSSVFEPRWKPIEKKLPRPDEELSAIEPLKNDAVEKNIVDNKEPFDRRPSNKGAYKKNTFQKEEVVAKPVLHPKKRKASPLVQDAPVASVIQMAQVAEEVPVVQTAMGMMRDEQKVALSVRLQSYGGFIPEHVVEFIKRHVNDDNDADEDELTIDMNALSDDTLFELQKLLDDYDRVNQSGNPTKDEPQEVEFQSEYGLANSSMHHEGNELVEEDIDIGGNDLPPLTYPPVVFESETADRSSKHSSSSSSSSESGSSSSGSDSSSSSGSDLGAKVPSTNIGAKENVLPVFSLDQENDSQDTLNIQEQCADRVPISADDEEENVSDKKYRAALLKSRFADTILKAREKALDQVKDPEKVRREREELERLQREERARLQAEAKAAEEARKRAEAAAVAEAAAEAKRQREREREAARKALQQMEKTVEINEGNLFLKDFEMLGTVTGEQNLNLVGEMSPSHTPEPLGFQLGGNPLEQLGLYMKNDDEEDEEVESADEPTVDVEEGEID, via the exons ATGATGGGGAAGACGCAGAAGTTCTCCAAGGGGCACCCGCTCGGTTTCGTGCCGGACTACCGATATGGGGTGGAAACTGTGGGGGTGTCAAAGGGCCTTGGGAATCCTGCAAGAAGTGAAGCCAAGAGAAAATGCATCAACCTCAATACGGACGAGGGGGCTGATGCTCCCGGATTTAATGTGCCGCGGGTGGTCTTTGAGTTGCCGAGGATGTCGGCCTCGGATAGGAATGAGCTGGAGATGAGGCTCCGTAACGAGCTCGAGCAGGTGAGGGCCCTCCAGAGTAGGTTGTTTTCAAGAGGGGCTACGACGAGCATGAATGGTGGGACTGCGTCGGCTCCCAGAGGTGATTTCAACAGCAATAAAAAGGATGGGAAGCTCAGGAGGAGCAATTCAGTGCAGTCTGGCAGAGGATTACCGCCATCAGTTGCCCAACCTGTAGTCAGCTCCATTAACTACACAGCATCGTTTAAAAAATGCCAGGAGCTTCTGAAGAACCTTATGAAGCATCGCTCTGCAGGCCCGTTTGTTATGCCAGTTGATCCTGTGAAGTTGTGTATCCCTGATTATTTTGATATAGTCAAGCACCCAATGGATTTGGGCACTATACAGAAAAAGCTGAATGCAGGTGTGTACCCTACACCTTGGGAGTTTGCTGCAGACGTGAGGCTTACTTTTAGCAACGCTATACTTTATAACCCAGTTGGTAATGCAGTTAACATAATGGCCCAGACTATGAGCAGTGTTTTTGAACCTAGATGGAAGCCTATCGAAAAGAAGCTTCCTCGACCAGATGAGGAACTCTCTGCAATTGAGCCTTTAAAAAATGATGCAGTTGAGAAAaatattgttgacaacaaagagccTTTTGATAGAAGACCTTCAAATAAAGGTGCATATaagaaaaacacctttcaaaaaGAGGAGGTGGTTGCCAAGCCAGTTTTGCACCCGAAGAAGAGGAAAGCCTCTCCTTTGGTTCAGGATGCTCCAGTAGCATCAGTGATACAGATGGCTCAGGTGGCTGAGGAGGTTCCAGTGGTACAAACTGCTATGGGAATGATGAGAGATGAACAAAAGGTTGCTCTAAGCGTAAGACTACAATCATATGGTGGATTCATTCCAGAACATGTAGTTGAGTTCATAAAGAGGCATGTTAATGATGATAATGATGCTGATGAAGATGAGTTGACTATTGACATGAACGCTCTCAGTGATGATACCCTGTTTGAATTACAGAAGCTTCTTGATGACTATGATAGAGTAAATCAGTCTGGAAATCCTACAAAAGATGAGCCTCAAGAAGTTGAG TTCCAAAGTGAATATGGACTTGCCAACTCATCAATGCATCATGAAG GCAATGAGCTTGTTGAGGAAGACATTGATATTGGTGGGAACGATCTTCCACCTTTAACATACCCCCCTGTGGTATTTGAAAGTGAAACGGCAGACAGAAGCAGCAAGCATAGTTCTTCTAGCAGTTCTAGTAGTGAGTCAGGATCATCCTCCAGTG GTTCGGATTCGAGTAGCTCTTCTGGAAGTGATTTGGGTGCCAAAGTTCCCTCGACAAACATCGGGGCTAAG GAGAACGTACTACCCGTGTTTAGCTTGGACCAGGAGAACG ATTCACAGGATACATTGAATATACAAGAACAATGTGCTGACCGTGTACCTATTTCTGCTGATGATGAGG AGGAGAACGTGTCTGATAAAAAATACCGAGCTGCCCTTTTGAAAAGCCGCTTCGCTGATACAATTCTCAAAGCTCGTGAGAAGGCTCTTGATCAG GTGAAGGATCCCGAGAAAGTTCGGCGCGAGAGGGAGGAGCTTGAAAGGTTACAAAGGGAAG AGAGAGCTCGGTTACAAGCTGAGGCTAAAGCTGCTGAGGAAGCTCGCAAGAGGGCTGAAGCAGCAGCCGTTGCTGAGGCTGCTGCAGAAGCTAAACGCCAAAGAGAGCGTGAAAGAGAAGCAGCTCGTAAAGCCTTGCAGCAG ATGGAGAAAACTGTAGAAATCAATGAAGGGAACCTCTTCCTGAAAGATTTTGAAATGCTTGGAACAGTCACAGGTGAACAGAATCTCAACTTGGTCGGTGAAATGAGTCCAAGCCATACACCTGAGCCCCTCGGATTTCAACTTGGGGGCAACCCCCTAGAACAGCTTGGATTGTATATGAAAAATGACGACGAAGAAGACGAGGAAGTCGAGTCCGCAGATGAACCAACAGTTGATGTTGAGGAGGGCGAAATAGACTGA
- the LOC123147483 gene encoding lysine histidine transporter 2, whose translation MGTQASPDNYTPPKDERTAREKAIDDWLPITSSRKAKWWYSAFHNVTAMVGAGVLSLPYAMSELGWGPGIAVMTLSWIITVYTLWQMVEMHEIVPGKRFDRYHELGQHAFGDKLGLWIVVPQQLVVEVSLNIVYMVTGGNSLKKFHDVICDGKCKDIKLTYFIMIFASVHFVLSQLPNFNSISGISLAAAVMSLSYSTIAWGASLDKGRAENVDYSLRASTTAGQVFGFLGGLGDVAFSYSGHNVVLEIQATIPSTPGNPSKKPMWKGVVVAYIIIAACYMPVAFIGYWAFGNSVDDNILITLNKPKWLIAMANMMVVVHLIGSYQIYAMPVFDMMETFLVRKLEFAPGIMLRLITRTIYVAFTMFVGMTFPFFGGLIGFFGGLAFAPTTYFLPCIMWLIICKPRRFSLSWFTNWICIVLGVILMIIAPIGGLRQIIISAKTYKFYS comes from the exons ATGGGGACGCAGGCCTCGCCGGACAACTACACGCCGCCCAAG GATGAGAGGACTGCACGGGAGAAGGCGATCGATGACTGGCTTCCTATCACGTCGTCGAGGAAAGCAAAGTGGTGGTACTCGGCCTTCCACAATGTCACCGCCATGGTTGGCGCTGGGGTGCTCAGCCTCCCCTACGCCATGTCTGAACTCGGTTG GGGTCCTGGCATCGCGGTGATGACCTTGTCGTGGATCATCACGGTGTACACGCTGTGGCAGATGGTGGAGATGCATGAGATAGTCCCTGGGAAGCGTTTCGATCGGTACCATGAGCTCGGGCAGCACGCCTTCGGTGATAAGCTCGGCCTCTGGATCGTGGTGCCACAGCAGCTTGTCGTCGAGGTCAGCTTGAACATTGTGTACATGGTTACCGGCGGCAACTCTCTCAAGAAGTTCCACGACGTGATCTGTGACGGCAAGTGCAAGGACATAAAGCTCACTTACTTCATCATGATCTTCGCCTCTGTCCACTTCGTCCTCTCCCAGCTCCCAAACTTCAACTCCATCTCTGGCATCTCCCTCGCTGCAGCCGTCATGTCACTCAG CTACTCAACAATTGCTTGGGGCGCCTCGTTGGACAAGGGGAGGGCGGAGAACGTGGACTACAGCCTGCGGGCATCGACGACAGCAGGGCAGGTGTTCGGTTTCTTGGGGGGCCTCGGCGACGTGGCCTTCTCCTACTCTGGCCACAATGTCGTGCTAGAAATCCAGGCTACCATCCCATCGACGCCGGGCAACCCGTCCAAGAAGCCAATGTGGAAGGGTGTGGTGGTCGCCTACATCATCATCGCCGCCTGCTACATGCCGGTGGCATTTATCGGCTACTGGGCGTTTGGCAACAGTGTCGACGACAACATCCTCATCACCCTCAACAAGCCCAAGTGGCTCATCGCCATGGCCAACATGATGGTCGTCGTTCATCTCATCGGTAGCTACCAG ATTTACGCGATGCCAGTGTTCGACATGATGGAGACGTTTCTGGTGAGGAAGCTGGAATTCGCACCAGGCATTATGCTCCGTCTGATCACCCGGACCATCTATGTTG CCTTCACCATGTTCGTCGGCATGACCTTCCCGTTCTTCGGTGGCCTCATCGGGTTCTTCGGCGGGCTGGCCTTCGCGCCGACGACCTATTTC CTGCCCTGCATCATGTGGCTCATCATCTGCAAGCCCAGGAGATTCAGCCTCTCATGGTTCACCAACTGG ATTTGCATCGTCCTTGGTGTCATTCTGATGATCATCGCGCCCATCGGAGGGCTCAGGCAGATCATCATTTCTGCCAAGACATACAAGTTCTACTCATAG